Proteins from a genomic interval of Gavia stellata isolate bGavSte3 chromosome 13, bGavSte3.hap2, whole genome shotgun sequence:
- the NR2E3 gene encoding photoreceptor-specific nuclear receptor, which translates to MAASPAGSVVSASLDDSPTGLSPAPGKALSPVLLCKVCGDTSSGKHYGIYACNGCSGFFKRSVRRKLIYRCQAGTGLCPVDKAHRNQCQACRLKKCLQAGMNKDAVQNERQPRSTAQVRLDSIELDTELSPEHMATTREVPPTPCPAPRGPGATAAVTPGPRVPTPPTNHRFMASLMTAETCAKLEPEDADETVDVTGSEPERAAGEYQVAPYPAASPENVYETSARLLFMAVKWAKNLPVFSNLPFRDQVILLEEAWSELFLLCAIQWSMPLESCPLLAVPEPVPGKLLPAALDIRALQETLGRFKALAVDPTEFACMKAVVLFKPETRGLKDPEQVENLQDQSQVMLGQHNRSHYPGQPVRFGKLLLLLPALRFISSERVELLFFRRTIGNTPMEKLLCDMFKN; encoded by the exons ATGGCTGCGTCGCCGGCGGGGTCGGTGGTGAGCGCCAGCCTGGATGATAGCCCCACGG GGCTGAGCCCGGCCCCCGGCAAGGCGCTGAGCCCCGTGCTGCTGTGCAAGGTGTGCGGGGACACCAGCAGCGGGAAGCACTACGGCATCTACGCCTGCAACGGCTGCAGTGGCTTCTTCAAGCGCAGCGTCCGCAGGAAGCTCATCTACAG GTGCCAGGCGGGGACGGGGCTGTGCCCGGTGGACAAGGCGCACCGCAACCAGTGCCAGGCCTGCCGGCTGAAGAAGTGCCTGCAAGCTGGCATGAACAAGGACG CCGTGCAGAACGAGCGCCAGCCTCGCAGCACAGCCCAGGTCCGGCTGGACAGCATCGAGCTGGACACTGAGCTGTCCCCCGAGCACATGGCCACGACCCGTGAGGTCCCCCCGACCCCCTGCCCGGCTCCTCGCGGTCCCGGTGCCACTGCCGCCGTCACCCCAGGTCCCCGAGTGCCCACGCCACCCACCAACCATCGTTTCATGGCCAGCCTGATGACAGCTGAGACCTGCGCCAAGCTGGAGCCCGAGGATG CCGACGAGACAGTGGATGTGACAGGCAGTGAGCCAGAGCGGGCGGCCGGCGAGTACCAGGTGGCACCGTACCCAGCGGCCAGCCCTGAAAACGTCTACGAGACCTCTGCGCGTCTCCTCTTCATGGCGGTGAAATGGGCCAAAAACCTGCCCGTCTTCTCCAACCTGCCCTTCCGCGACCAG GTGATCCTGCTGGAGGAAGCGTGGAGCGAGCTGTTCCTGCTCTGTGCCATCCAGTGGTCCATGCCCCTGGAGAGCTGCCCGCTACTGGCCGTCCCCGAGCCAGTCCCCGGCAAGCTGCTGCCGGCCGCCCTGGACATCCGGGCGCTGCAGGAGACCCTCGGCCGCTTCAAGGCGTTGGCCGTCGACCCCACCGAATTCGCCTGCATGAAGGCTGTGGTGCTCTTCAAACCAG AGACCCGTGGCCTGAAGGACCCTGAGCAGGTGGAGAACCTGCAGGACCAGTCGCAGGTGATGCTGGGCCAGCACAACCGTTCTCACTATCCCGGGCAGCCCGTCAG GTTCGGGaagcttctgctgctcctcccgGCTCTGCGCTTCATCTCCTCCGAGCGCGTGGAGCTGCTCTTCTTCCGCCGGACCATCGGCAACACCCCCATGGAGAAGCTGCTGTGTGACATGTTCAAGAACTga